The Candidatus Methanosuratincola sp. genome window below encodes:
- a CDS encoding thiamine-phosphate synthase family protein: MNPPCELTVKELLPILRTLVAKELAENHAYTQTKIAKKLGVTQAAVSGYLTQQLTDASTEPFSLKELREIAKSLASEITMKRFSNADMINNICEICLNLRRGGTICHAHKTRIPELEEERCNICMQLHMSLTDLSDMRRATLSDLTVAVSMIENTPEFVELEPQVLSNMVMALKNAKGISDVAGIPGRLVKIRGKVMSLMDPEFGVSNHLAKLLLRVMRVNPEVRSVINTAYNEDVAEVINKMGFVCALFDRTPLQKGEEELFEFAESAFTENRGWVDVIVDMGGVGIEPNAYFFEKNALRLADRIVRVARLVAARKAHK; encoded by the coding sequence TTGAACCCCCCCTGCGAGCTCACTGTGAAGGAGTTGCTCCCGATTCTGAGGACTCTGGTCGCTAAGGAGCTAGCTGAAAACCACGCCTACACCCAGACAAAGATAGCGAAGAAGTTAGGCGTTACACAGGCAGCGGTAAGCGGGTACCTGACCCAGCAACTGACGGATGCATCAACAGAGCCGTTCTCGCTGAAGGAGCTGCGGGAGATAGCCAAGAGCCTCGCTTCCGAGATCACAATGAAGCGGTTCTCGAACGCAGACATGATCAACAACATCTGTGAGATCTGCCTGAACCTCAGGCGGGGAGGGACCATATGCCACGCTCATAAAACCAGGATCCCGGAACTGGAGGAGGAGAGATGCAACATTTGCATGCAGCTGCACATGAGCCTAACAGACCTCTCAGACATGAGGAGGGCGACGCTGAGCGACCTAACCGTTGCGGTCTCGATGATCGAGAACACCCCCGAGTTCGTTGAACTGGAGCCTCAGGTTCTATCCAACATGGTCATGGCACTGAAGAACGCAAAAGGCATATCCGATGTGGCCGGGATCCCGGGAAGGCTGGTCAAGATAAGGGGCAAGGTCATGTCCCTGATGGATCCGGAATTCGGTGTCTCGAACCACCTGGCTAAGCTCCTATTGAGGGTAATGAGGGTGAACCCCGAAGTAAGGTCGGTCATAAACACGGCTTACAACGAGGATGTAGCAGAGGTGATAAATAAGATGGGGTTCGTCTGCGCCCTATTCGATCGGACGCCGCTGCAGAAGGGCGAGGAGGAGCTCTTTGAATTTGCAGAGAGCGCATTCACTGAAAACAGAGGGTGGGTCGATGTGATTGTTGATATGGGCGGAGTAGGGATCGAGCCGAATGCCTATTTCTTCGAGAAGAATGCGCTCAGGCTGGCGGACAGGATTGTGAGAGTTGCAAGGCTAGTCGCAGCCAGGAAGGCGCATAAGTGA
- the tpiA gene encoding triose-phosphate isomerase, with protein sequence MRVGFPIILVNFKTYRESMGLKGLELAKAAERASGETGVCIAVAPQTPDLFRITSSVAIPVFSQHVDPEEPGAHTGSVTPESLKEAGVSGTILNHSERRLRIDLIEEAVRRCSSLGLLTCVCANTPLAGRAVASFCPEMVAVEPPELIGSGVSVSKARPEVVSGTVRLIKEVSSGVHVLCGAGITSGEDVSAAIKLGAEGVLVASGVVKAKEPLKALMDLAEHSIPS encoded by the coding sequence TTGAGGGTTGGTTTTCCGATTATACTCGTGAATTTCAAGACCTACAGGGAATCGATGGGACTCAAGGGCCTTGAATTGGCCAAGGCTGCGGAGCGGGCATCTGGCGAAACTGGAGTCTGCATAGCCGTTGCGCCGCAGACGCCAGACCTCTTTAGAATAACCAGTAGCGTCGCGATTCCTGTTTTCTCGCAGCACGTGGATCCCGAGGAGCCTGGCGCCCACACCGGGAGCGTGACACCCGAGTCGCTCAAGGAGGCAGGGGTCTCCGGGACAATTCTGAACCATTCCGAGCGGAGGCTCAGGATAGACCTCATAGAGGAGGCCGTAAGGCGGTGCTCCTCCTTGGGGCTTTTGACGTGTGTCTGCGCCAATACCCCGTTGGCTGGCAGGGCCGTAGCCAGCTTCTGCCCGGAGATGGTGGCGGTAGAACCCCCGGAGCTGATTGGGAGCGGCGTGTCGGTCTCCAAAGCCCGACCGGAGGTGGTTAGCGGAACCGTGCGGCTGATAAAGGAGGTTTCGAGTGGCGTGCATGTGCTTTGCGGGGCTGGAATCACCTCAGGAGAGGACGTCTCGGCTGCAATAAAGCTCGGCGCCGAGGGAGTGCTGGTCGCCTCTGGGGTCGTGAAGGCCAAAGAGCCTCTGAAGGCACTAATGGATCTCGCGGAGCATTCCATACCAAGTTGA
- a CDS encoding bifunctional hydroxymethylpyrimidine kinase/phosphomethylpyrimidine kinase has product MTKISPTPVVLTIAGSDSGGGAGIQADLKTFAALGVHGTSAITTVTAQDTTGVSAVHEIPPETVRLQIDAVVRDMGVMFAKTGMLSSSPIISEVSKAIAEYGLKAVVDPVMVAKSGAPLLRKEAVASLKEQLIPLAHVLTPNVEEASALTKMEISSIEDVLRAGDLLLDMGARHVVIKGGHLPGEPVDTLFSRGSPPVFYMGERIPSKTTHGTGCTFSAAIASYLALGNSVADAVGMAKRFVRNAILYGLEVGKGVGPVNPISNLEVDAEKFRVVASVTDALCLLESSEYAPLLSPECQINLAMSLPLRYALGVASVCGIPGRISNAGGRLKPASSPAFGGSRHVASAILSAMRYDPEMRSAMNIRYSEEMLGVLKELGYSHSSYDRTKEPPEVKASEGASVPWGIQEAIKAHGGIPDVIYHTGDWGKEPMMLIFGRDAVEVATKAIRIARRLSQPLSAGTPSG; this is encoded by the coding sequence ATGACAAAAATAAGTCCAACCCCTGTTGTGCTGACGATTGCCGGCTCCGACTCGGGCGGAGGTGCAGGAATCCAGGCGGATCTGAAGACCTTTGCAGCACTGGGCGTTCACGGCACTTCAGCAATCACAACGGTGACCGCCCAGGACACGACCGGAGTCTCTGCCGTACACGAGATCCCGCCGGAAACGGTGAGGTTGCAGATAGACGCAGTCGTCAGGGATATGGGCGTGATGTTTGCAAAGACAGGGATGCTCTCAAGCTCCCCGATAATCTCTGAGGTATCCAAAGCTATAGCTGAGTATGGGCTGAAGGCAGTAGTCGACCCTGTGATGGTTGCGAAGTCAGGTGCCCCCCTCCTCAGGAAAGAAGCAGTCGCATCCTTAAAGGAGCAGCTCATACCTCTGGCTCATGTCCTCACCCCGAATGTCGAGGAGGCGTCAGCCCTCACAAAAATGGAGATCTCGTCTATTGAAGATGTGTTGAGAGCCGGGGATCTGCTGCTGGACATGGGTGCTCGTCATGTGGTCATCAAGGGCGGGCACCTTCCCGGTGAGCCGGTCGACACGCTCTTCTCAAGGGGTAGCCCCCCGGTGTTTTACATGGGAGAGAGGATCCCCTCGAAGACCACGCATGGCACTGGATGCACATTCTCGGCGGCGATCGCATCCTACTTGGCGCTCGGTAACTCCGTTGCGGACGCAGTGGGCATGGCAAAGCGGTTCGTACGTAACGCAATACTCTATGGCTTAGAGGTGGGGAAGGGTGTCGGTCCGGTGAACCCGATCTCAAACCTCGAGGTCGATGCCGAGAAGTTCAGAGTCGTCGCCTCCGTTACTGATGCATTATGTCTGCTCGAGTCCTCTGAATATGCACCGCTGCTGTCGCCAGAATGCCAGATCAACCTGGCAATGTCCCTCCCTTTGAGATATGCTTTAGGGGTGGCGTCCGTATGCGGCATCCCTGGCAGGATCTCAAACGCGGGCGGGCGGCTCAAGCCCGCCTCCTCCCCTGCTTTTGGGGGGTCCAGGCATGTTGCCAGTGCAATCCTTTCTGCGATGCGGTATGATCCTGAAATGCGGTCTGCGATGAATATCCGATACTCTGAAGAGATGCTGGGAGTCCTAAAGGAGTTGGGGTATTCGCACTCCTCGTATGACCGTACCAAAGAGCCTCCAGAAGTCAAGGCATCGGAGGGCGCCTCCGTCCCCTGGGGGATCCAGGAGGCAATAAAAGCACATGGGGGGATCCCTGACGTTATCTACCACACAGGTGACTGGGGGAAGGAGCCGATGATGCTGATATTCGGAAGGGATGCGGTTGAAGTGGCCACGAAGGCCATCCGGATTGCTAGAAGGCTCTCACAACCCCTCAGTGCTGGAACTCCCTCAGGCTAG
- a CDS encoding restriction endonuclease: MSLLKAIVEKLERGAPAGSLVEGLCWRDFEGFAAEIFSENGFAVRRNVRFSSEKKRYEIDVAAFQRPRVMLVDCKHWGVRAGKSSSIRDAAARQRQRADHFDGQLTQVFPDASGWGRASIIPVIVTLHQEAVTEHAGVFVVPVFKLNQFIEEARCGIFDAKEVKLASLREFQH; encoded by the coding sequence ATGAGCCTGCTCAAGGCGATCGTAGAAAAATTGGAAAGAGGCGCCCCGGCGGGGAGTTTAGTTGAGGGACTCTGCTGGAGGGACTTTGAGGGGTTCGCCGCAGAAATATTCTCAGAGAACGGGTTCGCGGTGCGGAGGAATGTCAGGTTCAGTTCAGAGAAGAAGAGATATGAGATAGACGTCGCCGCATTCCAGAGACCGCGCGTCATGCTTGTGGACTGTAAGCACTGGGGGGTCAGGGCAGGCAAGTCGAGCAGCATAAGGGATGCGGCTGCAAGGCAGCGCCAAAGGGCAGACCACTTTGATGGACAGCTGACACAGGTTTTCCCCGACGCATCAGGGTGGGGAAGGGCGTCCATTATCCCGGTGATCGTGACGCTCCACCAGGAAGCGGTCACGGAGCATGCCGGTGTTTTCGTAGTCCCGGTCTTCAAGTTGAATCAGTTTATCGAGGAGGCGAGGTGCGGCATCTTCGATGCCAAGGAAGTCAAGCTGGCTAGCCTGAGGGAGTTCCAGCACTGA
- a CDS encoding methanogenesis marker 15 protein translates to MVRIAQISCGSEYSGIQAEIEKAAKIVGGQIFVPEVDVSEIRTVEDELGFHVASPGLRVMMARAKAIVEGRVDADGVFIATCFRCAEGALVRSVVRRYIQSQTKIPVVTYSFTERTKAGALLLRMEALVNIIDKKPLFARMKQEGITAGIDSGSTTTKAVVMKDNEIIGHGWVPTTSVLDSGMTALNQALKEAGIDESRIEGIGVTGYGRTILKEKYKAQLAMEEVSTCSKGALFLTDKQRGDATVIDIGGMDNKAVTLYDSIPDSFTVGGVCAGASGRFLETTAKRLGVPIEQFGDLAMKGDWKAVPMNAYCIVFGLQDLVAGLAGGAKPEDAAAAACHSVAEQVFEQQLQEIDIRYPIIQVGSTALVKGLVKALSEILSVEMIVPEKPNLIGCVGAAVMVSGMKELEETRR, encoded by the coding sequence ATGGTCAGGATAGCGCAAATATCATGCGGCTCTGAGTACAGCGGGATTCAGGCAGAGATCGAAAAGGCAGCAAAGATCGTCGGCGGGCAGATATTCGTGCCAGAGGTGGATGTATCGGAGATCAGGACGGTTGAGGACGAGCTCGGTTTCCATGTGGCAAGCCCGGGCCTGAGGGTCATGATGGCAAGGGCGAAGGCCATAGTGGAGGGGAGGGTCGACGCAGATGGTGTCTTCATCGCGACCTGCTTCAGGTGTGCTGAGGGCGCACTGGTGAGGAGTGTAGTCAGGAGGTATATCCAGAGCCAGACAAAGATCCCAGTAGTGACCTATTCATTCACGGAGAGGACGAAAGCAGGGGCGCTGCTACTGCGCATGGAGGCTCTGGTGAACATCATAGACAAGAAGCCTCTCTTCGCAAGGATGAAGCAGGAGGGGATAACTGCCGGAATCGACTCTGGTTCCACGACGACAAAGGCCGTTGTTATGAAGGACAACGAGATCATAGGGCACGGATGGGTCCCCACCACCAGTGTCCTCGACTCGGGTATGACGGCACTGAACCAAGCGCTCAAGGAGGCGGGAATAGATGAGAGCAGGATTGAGGGGATCGGGGTGACCGGCTACGGAAGAACCATACTTAAGGAGAAATACAAGGCACAGCTCGCAATGGAGGAGGTCTCGACATGCTCCAAAGGGGCGCTGTTCCTGACCGACAAGCAGAGGGGGGACGCCACTGTCATAGACATAGGAGGCATGGACAACAAGGCGGTAACGCTTTATGACAGCATCCCTGACAGCTTCACCGTCGGAGGGGTCTGCGCAGGCGCCTCAGGGAGGTTCCTCGAAACCACGGCGAAAAGGCTCGGCGTTCCGATAGAGCAGTTCGGGGACCTCGCGATGAAAGGAGACTGGAAGGCAGTGCCAATGAATGCTTATTGCATTGTCTTCGGGCTTCAAGACCTTGTCGCGGGTCTTGCAGGAGGGGCAAAGCCGGAGGATGCGGCGGCAGCTGCGTGCCACAGCGTGGCCGAGCAGGTATTTGAGCAGCAGCTCCAGGAGATAGACATCAGGTACCCGATAATTCAGGTCGGATCGACCGCGCTTGTCAAGGGGCTGGTCAAGGCGCTCTCCGAGATACTCAGCGTGGAGATGATAGTCCCTGAAAAGCCTAATCTGATAGGGTGCGTCGGCGCAGCTGTGATGGTATCCGGGATGAAAGAGCTCGAGGAGACCAGAAGATAG
- a CDS encoding winged helix-turn-helix domain-containing protein has translation MQQNASLKRLLYWLIAGTRGGESRGRIIESLKEMPKNANMLSEALEMEYKNVRHHLDVLLKNGLLAAVGEGYGVTYFLSSELENNYQVFEEIWEKIGKTGKKRSGRMKY, from the coding sequence ATGCAACAGAATGCGTCTCTCAAGCGTCTCCTCTACTGGCTGATAGCAGGTACACGCGGAGGAGAATCCCGGGGGCGCATAATCGAGTCGTTGAAGGAGATGCCCAAGAACGCGAATATGCTTTCCGAAGCGCTAGAGATGGAATACAAGAACGTGAGGCACCACTTGGATGTGCTCTTGAAGAATGGGCTGCTGGCTGCAGTCGGCGAAGGTTACGGAGTAACCTATTTCCTCAGTTCGGAACTGGAAAACAACTACCAAGTCTTCGAGGAGATCTGGGAGAAAATTGGGAAAACGGGTAAAAAGAGAAGCGGGAGGATGAAGTATTGA
- a CDS encoding GTPase, with protein sequence MPANLPPQARAAERRYIEAKTLPEKIRYLQEFISSIPEHKGNEKMRRYLRRRLAELKEELEEQKKRKSGSGGGGFSVKKEGAAQVVLVGTTGVGKSSIIASTTNAKVEVGDHQFTTREPVPGMLGFEDLQFQLVDTPAIFEGASYGLSWGSQLMSVIRNADGLAIVLDGSDPVNQYATIIRELGMAGITTDRAARKIEIERTTGGGIQIACTGRIACRVEEIDKILKEAGVRNAIVRIWGDAGKEDILGALEHTKSYKPSIILINKVDVYPGAVQEFTKLTGREAIGVSARTGAGLGNLGGEIFRMLGIIRVYTKEVGGEPAKKPIVMRRGARVIDVAKVVHSHLYKNFKIARIWGPSAKYDAEKVGADHVLEDGDIVEIRIK encoded by the coding sequence TTGCCCGCAAACCTACCTCCCCAGGCAAGGGCCGCAGAGAGGAGATATATTGAGGCTAAGACGCTGCCTGAGAAGATAAGGTACCTCCAAGAATTCATCTCATCGATCCCAGAACACAAGGGCAATGAAAAGATGAGGAGGTACCTGAGGAGGCGCCTTGCTGAACTCAAGGAGGAACTCGAGGAGCAAAAAAAAAGGAAGTCAGGCAGCGGTGGTGGGGGTTTCTCGGTCAAGAAGGAAGGGGCCGCCCAGGTCGTTCTTGTCGGGACGACTGGCGTTGGCAAGAGCAGCATAATCGCATCCACTACGAATGCGAAGGTCGAAGTTGGCGACCACCAGTTCACCACCAGAGAACCGGTGCCCGGGATGCTTGGGTTTGAAGACCTCCAGTTCCAGCTGGTTGACACGCCGGCGATTTTTGAGGGGGCGAGCTATGGTCTCTCTTGGGGATCACAGCTTATGAGCGTGATAAGGAATGCGGATGGACTGGCGATCGTTTTGGACGGGTCGGATCCGGTTAACCAGTACGCCACAATAATCAGAGAGCTTGGGATGGCAGGGATAACTACCGACAGGGCCGCGAGGAAGATAGAGATCGAGAGGACCACTGGCGGCGGGATACAGATAGCATGCACCGGAAGGATCGCCTGTAGGGTGGAGGAGATCGACAAGATCCTGAAGGAAGCGGGTGTCAGGAATGCGATCGTCAGGATATGGGGCGACGCAGGGAAGGAGGACATTCTGGGCGCGCTGGAGCATACAAAGAGCTACAAGCCCTCAATAATACTCATAAACAAGGTGGATGTTTATCCGGGAGCAGTGCAAGAATTCACAAAGCTGACTGGGAGGGAGGCTATCGGGGTCTCGGCGCGTACTGGCGCGGGACTAGGTAACCTCGGCGGTGAGATCTTCAGGATGCTCGGAATAATCAGAGTCTACACCAAGGAGGTGGGCGGGGAGCCCGCGAAGAAACCCATAGTGATGAGGCGGGGCGCGAGGGTCATCGATGTGGCGAAGGTGGTCCATTCACACCTCTACAAAAACTTCAAGATAGCCAGGATATGGGGCCCGTCGGCAAAGTATGATGCCGAGAAGGTCGGGGCAGACCACGTGCTCGAGGACGGGGACATCGTAGAGATAAGGATAAAGTAG
- a CDS encoding NAD+ synthase: MPSGCIAYFDAELVASKICDFIRARVGKRGAVVGLSGGIDSSVAAALSVRGLGREKVLGLVMPDSAATPDEDVKDAKAMAESLGIRYRTIDITQASKLVTELASAGGKSKDKVAEGNVRARLRMTILYYVANSEGRIVIGSGDKSELMIGYFTKYGDGGADLLPLGCLYKTQVRELARHLGIPRKIIEKESSPRLWKGQTAESELGISYEDIDLILYRFLDLRMSKEDVARDLGPNYAAKVEKVVRMVRESAHKRRMPPVPKITPSSTGRGGITSG, encoded by the coding sequence ATGCCTTCAGGCTGCATTGCTTATTTTGACGCCGAACTTGTGGCCTCCAAGATATGTGACTTCATAAGAGCCAGGGTCGGCAAGAGGGGCGCCGTGGTTGGGCTGAGCGGCGGGATCGACTCTTCGGTTGCGGCGGCCCTCTCAGTGAGGGGGCTCGGCAGGGAAAAGGTCCTGGGTCTCGTGATGCCTGACTCCGCGGCCACCCCGGACGAGGATGTCAAGGATGCTAAGGCGATGGCTGAAAGCCTTGGTATAAGGTACAGGACCATCGACATCACCCAGGCATCCAAGCTCGTTACAGAGCTGGCCTCGGCGGGGGGTAAGTCCAAGGACAAGGTGGCAGAGGGGAACGTGAGGGCGAGGCTGAGGATGACGATCCTGTATTACGTGGCAAATTCGGAAGGGAGGATCGTAATAGGGAGCGGGGATAAGAGCGAACTCATGATCGGATACTTCACCAAGTATGGAGACGGAGGAGCAGATCTCCTCCCTCTCGGCTGCCTTTACAAGACCCAGGTCAGGGAGCTGGCGAGGCATTTGGGGATCCCTCGGAAGATAATAGAGAAGGAGAGTTCCCCGAGGCTCTGGAAGGGGCAGACGGCGGAAAGTGAGCTGGGCATCAGCTACGAAGACATAGACCTGATCCTTTACCGTTTCCTGGATCTGAGAATGAGCAAGGAAGATGTGGCGAGGGACCTCGGTCCAAACTACGCGGCAAAGGTAGAGAAGGTTGTAAGGATGGTCAGGGAGAGCGCCCACAAGAGGAGGATGCCCCCTGTGCCAAAGATCACCCCTTCTTCAACGGGGCGCGGCGGCATTACCAGCGGTTGA
- a CDS encoding TrpB-like pyridoxal phosphate-dependent enzyme has product MTVFGESLRIDLPVDEIPKYWYNIVPDLPEPCPPPLDPKTMKPAGLDSLWFFPKSLIEQEISQERYIPIPDEVRETYVRMARPTPLIRAKRLEEYLGTPAEIYYKYEGISPVGSHKGNTAIAQAYYNKKDGVERLVTETGAGQWGTALSLACAMFDMKCTVFMTRASHDQKPYRRILMELYGSEVYASPSNMTEFGRKILSETPNHPGSLGVAISEAIETVRNDPKSKYSLGSVTNFVLLHQTIIGQEAMKQLEIIDRKPDYVIGCVGGGSNYAGLAYPFVREKFAGKLDAAFFAVEPEAVPSFTRGVYAYDYGDTAGMTPLFPMYTVGHTFVTPPIHAGGLRYHGKAYSMSVLVKNSIIKPVAVKQREVFDAAKIFSRCEGIVPAPESAHALLQAIKIAKTCKERKVILFNMSGHGLLDLGGYAEYLSGRIINCDAVSINYDTIPMKIS; this is encoded by the coding sequence GTGACCGTTTTTGGCGAGAGTCTTAGGATAGATCTCCCAGTTGATGAAATACCGAAATACTGGTACAATATCGTCCCGGATCTCCCGGAGCCGTGTCCGCCCCCGCTCGATCCAAAAACAATGAAGCCTGCGGGTTTGGACTCATTGTGGTTCTTCCCCAAGAGCTTGATCGAGCAGGAGATCTCTCAAGAGCGATATATTCCAATCCCCGACGAGGTCAGGGAGACATATGTCAGGATGGCTAGGCCGACGCCGTTGATAAGGGCGAAGCGGCTTGAGGAATACCTTGGTACGCCCGCGGAGATTTATTACAAGTACGAGGGGATCTCCCCTGTGGGGAGCCACAAGGGTAATACTGCCATTGCACAGGCCTACTACAACAAGAAAGACGGGGTGGAGCGTCTCGTCACAGAGACTGGGGCTGGTCAATGGGGCACAGCTCTGTCGCTGGCGTGCGCGATGTTCGACATGAAGTGCACAGTCTTCATGACGAGGGCGTCCCATGATCAGAAGCCGTATAGGAGGATTCTGATGGAGCTATACGGATCGGAAGTATATGCCTCGCCGAGTAACATGACCGAGTTCGGGCGCAAGATCCTTTCAGAAACCCCGAACCATCCGGGAAGCCTTGGTGTAGCAATCAGCGAAGCGATCGAAACTGTGAGGAATGACCCGAAATCCAAGTACTCGTTGGGCTCAGTGACGAACTTCGTCCTCCTGCACCAGACTATCATAGGCCAAGAGGCAATGAAACAACTGGAGATCATAGACCGAAAGCCCGATTATGTTATCGGATGCGTCGGCGGAGGCAGCAATTATGCTGGCCTCGCCTACCCGTTTGTGAGGGAAAAGTTCGCAGGCAAGCTCGACGCAGCGTTCTTCGCTGTTGAACCTGAAGCAGTACCGTCCTTCACACGTGGGGTTTACGCCTATGACTACGGCGACACCGCGGGCATGACGCCGCTCTTCCCTATGTACACCGTGGGGCACACCTTCGTGACGCCACCAATCCACGCGGGTGGGTTGAGATACCACGGGAAGGCATATTCGATGAGCGTCCTCGTGAAGAACTCGATAATAAAACCTGTAGCCGTCAAGCAACGCGAAGTCTTTGATGCTGCGAAGATCTTCTCCAGATGTGAGGGCATAGTTCCTGCACCCGAGAGCGCCCATGCACTCCTGCAGGCAATAAAGATCGCAAAGACATGTAAGGAGAGGAAGGTAATACTCTTCAACATGAGCGGTCACGGCCTTTTGGACCTGGGCGGCTATGCAGAATACCTCAGCGGCAGGATCATCAACTGCGACGCTGTCTCTATAAACTACGACACCATTCCTATGAAAATCTCTTAA